GTGTTATCAGAAGCATTAACTCAACATGCATGCTGCAACTGCCCAGAGCTCACTGTGAAACAACATTACCGACTGAGTTCTGCTCAGGATTCGCCTGCCTCAGCATGtggtttgatgtgtttgtcagGCGCACCCAGACCTTACTCTGGTTCCAGTTCTTATGCTTGAATAAGATAAAATGTCAAGAGTAGGCTAGTCTTAGCATGAGGGTAAAGCAGGTTTATTGACTTGTCTGATGTGTTGTGTGCAACTCCAGCTGTTACTGTATTTTCACTTGACTTGTCATAATAACATTAATACTGCAATGTTATAATCTACTGACAGTTTTACTGGCTTTCTAGTCCATTGATCTGTGTGTTGCAAGTGACAAAACTGAAGCCAGGCTGTCCTCTGTGATCAGGAATGGGCAGCGGGGGCAGTGCGGGGAAGGAAGCAGGACCTCTGAAGACCCTTCTCCGACAACAGACGCAGACGGCTCTCGAGCAGAGGGTATGATGACACTTAATGTTCGCACTCCTACATGTATTTACCAGCTCACTCTATATGCTGACATTTGAGACTCAACTGCACTGTGAAACGCATGTGTTCAGTGTTAGTTTCACATACATGTAcatgacattttgttttaaggTGGACTTTGATTGACTCGCTGCATTATTGAAATtaaacacagagggaaaagcatAGAACAAGCTTTTACTTCATAGCCAGTCTCACAAATCAGAGCAGCAAGCTAGAGGTGGCATGTTTGATTGTGATAAGTTTGACATGCAGTCAGATATATGGACAAAGCATTAGACAGTTGCTCACTTTTTACGTAGCTGCAATCGTTTTGAAAGGTCACTAATTTATACTGGTGAGGTGTTAAGTGTTTAATGGGGAGTGGGTATGTGTAAGAGCAAGTAATGTAcactttctctgtcctcttgaCCACTTGTGCTACTCAGGGAGCGTCCTCCTCTGGGTTATTGTTAAACGCAAGGGTATGTCCCATCGGTgtgacactctctctctctctccacctttccCCTAACACCCTGGCCAGCTGATGGCCACCACAAAGTCCGAATCAACTCCTAACCCacccctcctctgctgtttgtagATCCCACAGGGGCAGGCTGGGTTGAGCAACATGGCACCGGGTCCTTGCGTgaccctgtttgtgtgtttgcttggcACCCACTGCACTCTAATAGATTCACAGGCATGTTAGGTGGAGGGCTGGAGGCTAGGAGTTGTGTTCCCCTCAGGTTTGAAGgggtgtgtgactgtgtgtgtgtgccttctgGATACTCAAACACCTCCCTCCTTTCCGACTTCTTTTCCCGAGTCTgatttggttttcctgtgtCAATAACGGGAATGAGCACGCTCACTTCATCACCTCATTCTTGCCCTCCTGCTCCGAGTGGGAGGAGATATCAGTCAAGTTAGTAGCTGTCTTCCTTCCTGGAGTACTGGACAAGAAAGAAAGTAGCTGTAGTCTCATCTGAATTGTTCTCATTACATATCCCTGCATGGTTGGAAATCACAACCTGACCCTCAGGTTTTCTATAGATGACTATCTCTTCGACTTAACTGAATTAATACCAAGATGCAGTTCAAGTATTTCCAGCTCCTTTTGTGAGTGACTGCATGGATTGCATCACATTATTTGACCGGAGGCAGAGGACCAGCTTTCATGTTAGTGGACGGAGAGAAGCATGTAAAACCGAGTCCTGATCCTCAGCCAGGACcttgtgagtttgtgtgtgtgtttgttctaaACCTAATTAAATGCATCTATATAGATTTGAAAGGATTGAATGAATCACTAACTCAGTGATGCAGAACACCTAGGCTCAATCACTTCCAGATCTATTTGAAATGCTCTTGAGTTTGTGTCTACGAGTGTAGGCTGGAATGGACCGAGTGGGGACTCTTTGGGGGTGAGAACCTTGCATGGGGAGACACCATCACGCTCAGTCCTTGCTGCATGTTGGCACTTTTCCTAACACTGCTGTCACCTCAGTCTACCGTACATAGTGTTTGGGACCAAATCTCAAGTTTGCTCTTCAGTTTTAAAAATTTTTTGAAGAAGTTGAAGTTTGAAGTTTTATGGTTCTGCCCATAGCCCCTGTTCAGAGAtctgatttctctgtttttataaGGTTTGTGTCGTTGAAGCGCTGTACAAGTTAAAGTGCTTACTGTATATGTAGTTCTTGTATCTTTTAAAGAAGTATCTGAAAATAATTTTCCGTGTTCTAAAGTGACATTTGAACTCAGACACTGATATTATTATAGACCTTACGTCATGAAAAATGCCATCACTTCTCATAAAATGTTACAATCAAGGAAATATGATTAGCAGAAATACATTGGGAAAGTCCAGAGTGTCTTTTCCCTTTCTTTAAGTCACAGGGCTGTTTTCTACCTGCAGGAGTTCCCCTTCTTCACCTTGACATCTTTCCCACCTGGTTTTCTGGTTCATGTTGGCGGAGTGGTCAGCGCTCGCTCTGTCAAACTACTGGACCGTATACACAACCCTGGTGAGTTCAACGCACTCAAACACACGATATCCCAATTGAGCTTGTCCATTGTACTGTGAATATGTAACCATATATGAGATATGAGTGAGCTCCTCCATTGACCTCCAGTATCGTGCGAGTGTCTGGCCTTGTATGCAACTGGCTGTCAGTTAATGCTGCCCATTATCCTCTTGTGTTGATAAGTTTTCCTGTGTGCAGTCCTAGTGCCAATCTGTTTGATTGTTTCGAGAAATTACGTTGAAGGATTTCAGTTACTGTATGTTCGAGTCCTAAAGCAGGTGAAAGCTGTTCCTGGTCACATTTACAGTCTGCAGCTTGGTACAGTATGATGGAAATAAAGTTAGGATAGGCTTTCATCACCTGTGTCAAAAAGTTTTATGGATAGGGGCAACTTTCACCTCGTGGTTTGAATGGCTGGCTTTGTGGAatttatagtgtgtgtgtgtgcgcatgtgtgtgcgtgcctatgcgtgtgtatgtgctcTGGTTGCCATGTTGTTGTGTGCTGCCCCCTGAAGGTGAGGTGAAATAGTGGTGCATGGCTCCAGTTTGTTGcctgctgcttttgttgtgtGGTGATATTGGCTGCAGGTGGTGCTGTGGTTAGGTACTGTGGTGTCTTATACAtgctttgctgctttgagtTATCAAATATGCTTATTATCTCTGTCAAatccttgtgtttttgtgtcaacTTTTTAAATGAGTTTTGCATTGATGACACTTTGCTCATTCGGATAACGCCTGCCAGTCGAAGGTGTTCAGAGTCCAGCAGCCTCAGTAATTTTGCCCTTCGCTTGGTTTAATGGTCTGAATCAGGGAGGTCTGAGAATTTAGGGTGAGGAGAGTGCTGATGAATGTTGGCTGGGTTAGGAAAAGCAGGGTTCTCTTCAGAGGTGGACAGGGGAAACCAcgcaaaaaatatatatatgttttataAGTCAAAGTGAAGAGATGCAATGATTCAAACAACAGAATTCCTCTAAACTAGTGTAAAAAGCACAGTTTCCACATAGTTTTCACTGATCCATATTGCAGGTTTAAGTTGGAAGCCATACTGAAAAGAGCCCTGTTCACTGTTGCTCTGCTTTGACTATGATCAACTACCAAGCATCATTAAAGGTACCCTGTACAGTTTTTGACCACAAGCAGCACTATGGAGTAATGTTTTTACCAGTTGGGCCCCATGTCTTTGTATTGTGATATGATTCCATGATATGGTTAGTGGAGTGCTATTGGCTTCCACACATTTACATTCTATTAAGACTGACGTTAGCGGACCGGGACCGAACACAGCACCTCGACACTGCCATATAGGTGACATACAGTGCAAGATGTGATAAAAACACTTGAACGTCGATTTTGACTTAATGGGAACTTTTAAGATGCACTTTATGTTTTGGTGAGAaactttaaatgtaaaaatgttaattttcaAGAAAACTCAACAGGGCACCTTtaaattttagaaatgttttactCGAGTTAGACTGCTACTGCATGCTCATTTTTTGTATTATGTATAAAGCTTAATTTCTCCTTCAGTCTTTTTAAGATTTTGGCTAGGCCTGTAGCTTCTACTTATCTCtattctcctcttttcctcatcAGTCTTCTTCTTTCGAGATTGTTTTTGTAGGCCTGAATATAGTTTGTCTTTGCATAGTGATTGTGGAGTGCTGTCTGTCCTCGCATAGTGACTGTGGagtgctgctgttgtgctgtgctTGTTTGTTAGACtatctcttcttttctttttctctcttttctgtacTAACGGTGTGTTCTGGCCCAGCCTTGGGTAACACGCGCTCATACAAACTGCTAGACTGGAATAGTGTCACTGcaggtatttccccccttttaCTGCTCTCACCCAAAGGAGTGATGGCAGCTCACTGATGTTAAACCTCTTAGCATGTACCCAGCAGACATTTAACCAATATAGACCAGCAAGCCTACATATCAACAAACAAATCGAACATTAGCTGGATAGTGTATTGCTGAAATTTGATTAATTCAGTGAGCTGCCATTGTCCTCTCtaatctgtgtgagtgtgtgctgagCTGAGTTGAGCATGCGCTGTgtccccacccccaccccatccAGCCTGGCCTGGCTCCCCCCTGCCACCCAGCTCACCCTGCTGCacacaggagctgcagctgttccCTAACGTTGTCCCAGCGCTGTTCTAACGCTTCCGGAATCAGCATCGTGGTCAAACCTGTCTAGACCAAAGGAGGTTTAGGAggtttacactgtgacaaagagCCACTGACCGGGCATGTGCATCCCTAACTCACTGGGCCGTATTcatactgagagagagagaaagagagagagagagagagagagcgaggaagagggatggatggatgcatggaaGGCAGGTTGATTGGATCGGTGGCAGttgaggaaaattaaaaaaaggatttgGGATGTATGATGGGGATGGAAGGAAAGACGTGAGTTTGGGGAAAGGAGGAGGTATGAGATCACTCTATAtttttgaaattaaaaactTGAATACATTTGATGGACTCTGGTGAATGAATATGGCCCTTCTCTGTCCATGAGCGTGCACATGGTCATGAGTGTGCACGTTGGTGAGCCTGTGCCTGTGTGACATGCCGCTTCTGGTTTAAAGGAACCCACCTTGTGGGCCTGATGCCTGACCATCAGCCATTATTCTTCATCTCCTCAGTTGATCTCCCATTATTTTCCCCTCATTCATTCCTCTCCCCTTGTCAGCtaagtttctctctctttctgggGTTCCGCCAGCATGTGGCCCTCTCAGGGAGTCATGGGGTGCGGCTCAATACTCTAATGTCGCTGCCTTCATGTGTTTCATTGTTCAGTGATCCAGAACCTCCAAATGAGTGAGATGAAACTCACATATTGCAACGATTAGGCTCTTTTGAACAGTTTTGATAAAACAGGGGTGGTATTGGAGCAAAGCCTCATGAGACTATTGAAACTCACCCATGGTTTAGCCTAAATATGATGAAGGCTCAATCCTTTCTTTCCTACCTTTGACACCAGGGTAGGAAACCCTTTTTACACATCAGGCGCAGTGTCTTTTATGTAAGCTGGcaagattttctttttatagTCAGACCACTGCAGCAAATCATGCCAAACAGCTGGTGGCTGTATTTCTCATCTGTGTCCTTTCTGTTCGTGTCTGACTGAAAGGAGACATAGAGAAGAGGGAGACGATACATTTTTTGATAATGTGCCACTGAGAACGCACACGACTAACCTAACCATTGACTTtgccttcatcatcatcatcctcaaaCTCTCATGaaatcattgtcattgtcactTTGTTTCACAAACTGATAGTTTCGGTTTGCTTTGATACACCATACAACCCATGAATCATCAAAAAATACAATCTGTcctgtttgctgtctttttgtttcctgGTAAGTCAAAGTAGTCAGATGAGATAACCAGATTAGATAGAGTCAAATATCCTGTTTGAACTTCTCAGTgcagtcttttttctttttcttctttttttagtCATGTTGACAACTGTTAGTTAGGTTTTGTATTAACTCATCATTAGCTAGACTTAGGTATTGAGTGAGGTTTTGATAGATAATCAGCCAATCTATATTCTTTTGTGAAAACTGTTTGATTTAgaattttgtgttttgcagatgaGCCAGAGACTCGTGATGCCTGGTGGGAGGAGATTCGCCAGGAGATCAAATCTCATGCCAAAGCTCTCGGCTGCCATGCTGTTGTGGGATACAGCGAGAGCACTAGCATATGGTATGTAGTTGTTGAATCAGTTTTGTTATAAACCAGTTTGCCCTGTTCTCAttcctctcactttctttcttgATCTGTCTTTCTCCACTCACCACAGTGAGGAGGTGTGTATCCTGTCAGCATCAGGCACAGCAGCCATCCTGAATCCACGGTATATGCGTGAAGGCTGCCTAGACATCGGAATCACTGACCACAGGTTGTTCTGATTCAGAGACTGAGCAAACTAATTCCTTGTAATGTGTACAGTTTGTTAGCACAGCTTGGGTTGAATAATTGAGGCTGATACCAGATGGTGCGTGTTGTTCGCCAGGTTTGAGGAGCCGTCTCCCCCGAGCTGTGGCTTCTGTCACATCCCATATGATGAGCTCAACATGCCTTTTCCCGCCCAGCTCACCTACTGTTATCACTGCAGACGACAAAAGGTTTGCTAAATCAAAGACCTTGCAGTTTTAAATGGACCTTTGTGAAAAAGAATGAATTAATTCTAagatttgtcatgttttttcaaGGTTCCTGATGTGCTGTTCACGACAATTGACCTGCCACCAGAAGCAGCAGTCACAGGAAAGGGCTGCCTTATCCAGGCCAGGTGAAACACCTCACTTAAATGCTTCCAAAATGATGGAAAAGATCAAAGATATTCTGCATTAAATGTCAAGTTCCCAATGCCAACAGAAATATTTCAGATAACAGCAACATGATTTATGCAGCGAGATTTAGTGCAGTGAAATGTAAGTGAAAGATGTTAAATCACACTCGTgttatttgaaaatattttcccagtggcagcatgtatGCCAAGTGTCGCAAAATGCAGCCTCACATCAAAAGACATTGATCAAAGTGAGTTAATGCCATGGTTTATTGACTTCTAGACTGTGTCGCCTGAAAAAGAAGGCCCAGGGCGAAGTGAATGCGACAGCCATTTCCAACCTGCTGCCTTTCATGGAGTACGAGCTGCACACTCAGCTGATGAACAAACTGAAGCTGCGGAGCATGAATGCGCTGTTTGGCTTACACATTCAGATCAGTGTCGGAGAGAACATGCTCCTGGGTCTGGCTGTAGGTTGACATTTTAACAGCTTTATCAGCCATACATGTGTTTGCTGCAACGCTGTCCTtaaagggtgtgtgtgcttgtgtgtgatcAGTCTGCTACAGGAGTGTACCTGACAGCCCTGCCGGCACCAGGGGGCATCCAGATTGCGGGGAAGACTCCTGGTGACCTGAGCAATGAGCACCACATCATGACCATCCAGAAAAGGATCAATGACACCATAGCCAAGAACAAAGAGATCTATCAAATAAACCCTCCGGtgagacacacaacacatgcatgGACAGTAGCAGTCACTGCTAACTAGGTTTATGTAGTGTTTAATCTCAGGACTCCAGTAGCCAGGGCGTTGGGGGAAATTGTGACTCCTGTTAGCCCATGACTTGTAAATAGAAAGCTTTGGGATCCTGTTTCAACCATAACATTTCAAATTGTGTTCGCATGTGTTGGTAACTTAGCATTTACTATGATGAGTCTTGTGATATTATTCATCTACCTATAACTTAGGTCAAATTTTAAGtcataaactgtgtttttagcGCTTGAATGTCAGATGTCAGAATAATATCTACAGCTGAAGGCCCACAAAGATTTGTGCCGCTGTGTCACACAGTTAATCAGGTTTGACACAAACAGATACATTTTGCGGTGAactgtttgcattattttgCCTAGAATTCTCTTTGTTCCAGTGTTAAATGCATGTACATAATCATACATTATATGTAGTATATTGTTTTTGAATCATGATAAACTTAcccctcttgtctctctctggtCATTAAAGAAATTATTTGCCCTGGACCCTGAGGTGTTCTGCGGCATAAACATGGTACTGAGCACGGAAACTTTTAGCTGTGAGACACAGCAAAGCATGACAAATATTTCACTGTATTAATCACAATACGACACTACTTTTACTGCAACTGTAACTGGGGACGTTTGGGAGCAGGACGATGTATAACCACTCCAGAGTCACCTCTCAAGGGCAACCCACTGTGGGCTCATTGTATCTCTGTTAATGTATTTGGGGTATGACCATCTACCCTACCCATTCacactctcacctgtgtgtgtttgcaccatTCCTTACTCTTCCATATCCATATTCAAATTAACACCAGCCGTGTGTGTGATGGTGCAGCTGATTGGTTACTTGAGTTTGTGTGAACTGAGCATGTGGTGTGTTATTAACATAGTCTTTCTACTAGCTGTACAGTCTGGACAGATGTGAGTTGCAGATGGGTGCTGCATTTCACATTCGGTGGTGTTCCAGTGTTCACTCTGACATCCCGTCAGCTTAGGCCTCGCATCCGCTTTTGCTTACAGGAGCTGACAGAGGAAGTTGTGGGCTCTCCGATTCCTGAGCAAAGGCAACGATCCAGACTTTTCCGCTCCCACTCGGAAAGCTCAGACGAAGTGTCAGAACTGGACCTCTCCCATGGCAAGAAGGATGCCTTCGTGCtggaggtgtgtatgtgtgaaaataaatacgTTTATATGCAAGTGTTTCCATGGACAAGTGTAATCATTTGCAATCATTTCCATAGATTGATGACACTGATGCTGTGGAGGACATCCACTCCCTCCTCACTGATGCCTCTCCCCCGACAGGTTTGTTCTATCTGCACTGCACATGCTCAGTCAGTAATCTCCTGACAGAGTCGAAGCTCTTTTAAGTATCTTTATTTATCCTCTTTGTCATCCCTGTTTCTATATCTACTTCAGGCTTCTACAGCTGCAACACTGAGATCATGCCTGGGATTTACAACTGGACTTCTGGAGTTCAGGTATCTCTCCATAATACAGTGTTAAATTCCTTCACACATTAACCTTCTGTTATCTTCACCAGCGtgtatatattattattgtaaaaGCATTATTATGTTTGAGGGTGGGGGGACACATCTACATTTCCAGCAACTACAATGAGAACATAGTTTTAGTAAGAAGTGCCAAGAAGGCAAATACTGTGCTTTAATTTAGGAAATTCAGACCCTTGTCTTTTTGTttatgctgtgtgtttctgttactGTCTTCCAGATGTTTACATCAGTGAGGGTCTTTAGGTTGAGTAATGCCAATCTTACTAACCAAGCCTTGAACAAGATTTTCACTGACTTGTGTGAGAATCTGCTGAAGGTAAGAAGTCCTTCCTAGTCACACTGTTAATGATGGTTGGAGTGGTTGTCTTTTGGACTAACCAgtaaatgaactgtgtttgttACAGAGTTTTTACTTCAAGCTGCGCTCTATGATCCCCTGCTGTCTTTGTCATCTCAACTTTGCTGTAGCAGTGCCAGAAGAAGAACTCATACAGGTATGTTTCAAGTATCAGGCCATCGGTTTGTGAAACTGCATGCAGAACAGAATAGAGAGTCAAATTTAAATCATTCTTATActgtgcctctgtctgtctgtctgccttgcAGGTCGCAGTGACTGCAGTTGCCATGACATTTGACAAAGACCAGACTCAAGAGAAGCCAGCAGACAAGCCCATCACCAAAGGTCTGTGTGGTTGAAGGCAGCACTGACATTTCAGTGCATTGCAATCATTAGTAACGGctttttttaagaaatatttcCATTGCATTATAGCGTGAAACTATATTTTCTGATATACAATATAGTCATCCATTGGAGGTGCTTGTTAACAGGAAGATGGATAtaatatgttttctttgttattAGGGAAATTAGTTAAGGTTGTATCAGACAAGCTATC
This sequence is a window from Chaetodon trifascialis isolate fChaTrf1 chromosome 10, fChaTrf1.hap1, whole genome shotgun sequence. Protein-coding genes within it:
- the c2cd5 gene encoding C2 domain-containing protein 5 isoform X15, with protein sequence MPGKLKAKIVAGRHLPVMDRASDLTDAFVEVKFGNTTFKTDVCPKSLNPQWNSEWFKFEVDDEDLQDEPLQVTVLDHDTYSANDAIGKVYIDIDPLLCSEAASVISGWFPIYDTIHGIRGEINVLVKVELFNDLNRFRQSSCGVKFFCTTSIPRCYRAAMVHGFVEELVVNEDPEYQWIDRIRTPRASNEARQRLISLMSGELQRKIGLKVLEMGGNAVVGYLQCFDLEGESGLVVRAIGTACTLDKLSSGSAPNTTTHIHPNTAPASNACNSPSKDGKESPLAHGCRSTHNSPVHSACSSQRLSQNFSVSVPTLIFTGMGSGGSAGKEAGPLKTLLRQQTQTALEQREFPFFTLTSFPPGFLVHVGGVVSARSVKLLDRIHNPALGNTRSYKLLDWNSVTADEPETRDAWWEEIRQEIKSHAKALGCHAVVGYSESTSICEEVCILSASGTAAILNPRYMREGCLDIGITDHRFEEPSPPSCGFCHIPYDELNMPFPAQLTYCYHCRRQKVPDVLFTTIDLPPEAAVTGKGCLIQARLCRLKKKAQGEVNATAISNLLPFMEYELHTQLMNKLKLRSMNALFGLHIQISVGENMLLGLASATGVYLTALPAPGGIQIAGKTPGDLSNEHHIMTIQKRINDTIAKNKEIYQINPPKLFALDPEVFCGINMELTEEVVGSPIPEQRQRSRLFRSHSESSDEVSELDLSHGKKDAFVLEIDDTDAVEDIHSLLTDASPPTGFYSCNTEIMPGIYNWTSGVQMFTSVRVFRLSNANLTNQALNKIFTDLCENLLKSFYFKLRSMIPCCLCHLNFAVAVPEEELIQVAVTAVAMTFDKDQTQEKPADKPITKGCSEPEEQLQFPMELCTDSSSANTQPSSKFSGVPETTNVSSRVSSLERSSPLPEGRSRSLRSNRSFGGSSVTVVKMTPLSFLPGTRIIKYLGIINMFFIRETTSLREEGGVSGFLHSFIAEVFAMVRAHVAALGGNAVVSYSMKECVFMENPNKNQAQCLINVSGDAVICVRETDQEPIPPNIGQTCTSGTDRPT
- the c2cd5 gene encoding C2 domain-containing protein 5 isoform X10, with amino-acid sequence MPGKLKAKIVAGRHLPVMDRASDLTDAFVEVKFGNTTFKTDVCPKSLNPQWNSEWFKFEVDDEDLQDEPLQVTVLDHDTYSANDAIGKVYIDIDPLLCSEAASVISGWFPIYDTIHGIRGEINVLVKVELFNDLNRFRQSSCGVKFFCTTSIPRCYRAAMVHGFVEELVVNEDPEYQWIDRIRTPRASNEARQRLISLMSGELQRKIGLKVLEMGGNAVVGYLQCFDLEGESGLVVRAIGTACTLDKLSSGSAPNTTTHIHPNTAPASNACNSPSKDGKEPVFGEDLLSSSGPPTPFRALPTSSSSPPPFSPSKPCSRQSSSSDTDLSLTPKTGMGSGGSAGKEAGPLKTLLRQQTQTALEQREFPFFTLTSFPPGFLVHVGGVVSARSVKLLDRIHNPALGNTRSYKLLDWNSVTADEPETRDAWWEEIRQEIKSHAKALGCHAVVGYSESTSICEEVCILSASGTAAILNPRYMREGCLDIGITDHRFEEPSPPSCGFCHIPYDELNMPFPAQLTYCYHCRRQKVPDVLFTTIDLPPEAAVTGKGCLIQARLCRLKKKAQGEVNATAISNLLPFMEYELHTQLMNKLKLRSMNALFGLHIQISVGENMLLGLASATGVYLTALPAPGGIQIAGKTPGDLSNEHHIMTIQKRINDTIAKNKEIYQINPPKLFALDPEVFCGINMELTEEVVGSPIPEQRQRSRLFRSHSESSDEVSELDLSHGKKDAFVLEIDDTDAVEDIHSLLTDASPPTGFYSCNTEIMPGIYNWTSGVQMFTSVRVFRLSNANLTNQALNKIFTDLCENLLKSFYFKLRSMIPCCLCHLNFAVAVPEEELIQVAVTAVAMTFDKDQTQEKPADKPITKGCSEPEEQLQFPMELCTDSSSANTQPSSKFSGVPETTNVSSRVSSLERSSPLPEGRSRSLRSNRSFGGSSVTVVKMTPLSFLPGTRIIKYLGIINMFFIRETTSLREEGGVSGFLHSFIAEVFAMVRAHVAALGGNAVVSYSMKECVFMENPNKNQAQCLINVSGDAVICVRETDQEPIPPNIGQTCTSGTDRPT
- the c2cd5 gene encoding C2 domain-containing protein 5 isoform X17; amino-acid sequence: MPGKLKAKIVAGRHLPVMDRASDLTDAFVEVKFGNTTFKTDVCPKSLNPQWNSEWFKFEVDDEDLQDEPLQVTVLDHDTYSANDAIGKVYIDIDPLLCSEAASVISGWFPIYDTIHGIRGEINVLVKVELFNDLNRFRQSSCGVKFFCTTSIPRCYRAAMVHGFVEELVVNEDPEYQWIDRIRTPRASNEARQRLISLMSGELQRKIGLKVLEMGGNAVVGYLQCFDLEGESGLVVRAIGTACTLDKLSSGSAPNTTTHIHPNTAPASNACNSPSKDGKESPLAHGCRSTHNSPVHSACSSQRLSQNFSVSVPTLIFTGMGSGGSAGKEAGPLKTLLRQQTQTALEQREFPFFTLTSFPPGFLVHVGGVVSARSVKLLDRIHNPALGNTRSYKLLDWNSVTADEPETRDAWWEEIRQEIKSHAKALGCHAVVGYSESTSICEEVCILSASGTAAILNPRYMREGCLDIGITDHRFEEPSPPSCGFCHIPYDELNMPFPAQLTYCYHCRRQKVPDVLFTTIDLPPEAAVTGKGCLIQARLCRLKKKAQGEVNATAISNLLPFMEYELHTQLMNKLKLRSMNALFGLHIQISVGENMLLGLASATGVYLTALPAPGGIQIAGKTPGDLSNEHHIMTIQKRINDTIAKNKEIYQINPPELTEEVVGSPIPEQRQRSRLFRSHSESSDEVSELDLSHGKKDAFVLEIDDTDAVEDIHSLLTDASPPTGFYSCNTEIMPGIYNWTSGVQMFTSVRVFRLSNANLTNQALNKIFTDLCENLLKSFYFKLRSMIPCCLCHLNFAVAVPEEELIQVAVTAVAMTFDKDQTQEKPADKPITKGCSEPEEQLQFPMELCTDSSSANTQPSSKFSVSSLERSSPLPEGRSRSLRSNRSFGGSSVTVVKMTPLSFLPGTRIIKYLGIINMFFIRETTSLREEGGVSGFLHSFIAEVFAMVRAHVAALGGNAVVSYSMKECVFMENPNKNQAQCLINVSGDAVICVRETDQEPIPPNIGQTCTSGTDRPT
- the c2cd5 gene encoding C2 domain-containing protein 5 isoform X14, coding for MPGKLKAKIVAGRHLPVMDRASDLTDAFVEVKFGNTTFKTDVCPKSLNPQWNSEWFKFEVDDEDLQDEPLQVTVLDHDTYSANDAIGKVYIDIDPLLCSEAASVISGWFPIYDTIHGIRGEINVLVKVELFNDLNRFRQSSCGVKFFCTTSIPRCYRAAMVHGFVEELVVNEDPEYQWIDRIRTPRASNEARQRLISLMSGELQRKIGLKVLEMGGNAVVGYLQCFDLEGESGLVVRAIGTACTLDKLSSGSAPNTTTHIHPNTAPASNACNSPSKDGKEPVFGEDLLSSSGPPTPFRALPTSSSSPPPFSPSKPCSRQSSSSDTDLSLTPKTGMGSGGSAGKEAGPLKTLLRQQTQTALEQREFPFFTLTSFPPGFLVHVGGVVSARSVKLLDRIHNPALGNTRSYKLLDWNSVTADEPETRDAWWEEIRQEIKSHAKALGCHAVVGYSESTSICEEVCILSASGTAAILNPRYMREGCLDIGITDHRFEEPSPPSCGFCHIPYDELNMPFPAQLTYCYHCRRQKVPDVLFTTIDLPPEAAVTGKGCLIQARLCRLKKKAQGEVNATAISNLLPFMEYELHTQLMNKLKLRSMNALFGLHIQISVGENMLLGLASATGVYLTALPAPGGIQIAGKTPGDLSNEHHIMTIQKRINDTIAKNKEIYQINPPKLFALDPEVFCGINMELTEEVVGSPIPEQRQRSRLFRSHSESSDEVSELDLSHGKKDAFVLEIDDTDAVEDIHSLLTDASPPTGFYSCNTEIMPGIYNWTSGVQMFTSVRVFRLSNANLTNQALNKIFTDLCENLLKSFYFKLRSMIPCCLCHLNFAVAVPEEELIQVAVTAVAMTFDKDQTQEKPADKPITKGCSEPEEQLQFPMELCTDSSSANTQPSSKFSVSSLERSSPLPEGRSRSLRSNRSFGGSSVTVVKMTPLSFLPGTRIIKYLGIINMFFIRETTSLREEGGVSGFLHSFIAEVFAMVRAHVAALGGNAVVSYSMKECVFMENPNKNQAQCLINVSGDAVICVRETDQEPIPPNIGQTCTSGTDRPT
- the c2cd5 gene encoding C2 domain-containing protein 5 isoform X8; translated protein: MPGKLKAKIVAGRHLPVMDRASDLTDAFVEVKFGNTTFKTDVCPKSLNPQWNSEWFKFEVDDEDLQDEPLQVTVLDHDTYSANDAIGKVYIDIDPLLCSEAASVISGWFPIYDTIHGIRGEINVLVKVELFNDLNRFRQSSCGVKFFCTTSIPRCYRAAMVHGFVEELVVNEDPEYQWIDRIRTPRASNEARQRLISLMSGELQRKIGLKVLEMGGNAVVGYLQCFDLEGESGLVVRAIGTACTLDKLSSGSAPNTTTHIHPNTAPASNACNSPSKDGKEPVFGEDLLSSSGPPTPFRALPTSSSSPPPFSPSKPCSRQSSSSDTDLSLTPKTGMGSGGSAGKEAGPLKTLLRQQTQTALEQRGASSSGLLLNAREFPFFTLTSFPPGFLVHVGGVVSARSVKLLDRIHNPALGNTRSYKLLDWNSVTADEPETRDAWWEEIRQEIKSHAKALGCHAVVGYSESTSICEEVCILSASGTAAILNPRYMREGCLDIGITDHRFEEPSPPSCGFCHIPYDELNMPFPAQLTYCYHCRRQKVPDVLFTTIDLPPEAAVTGKGCLIQARLCRLKKKAQGEVNATAISNLLPFMEYELHTQLMNKLKLRSMNALFGLHIQISVGENMLLGLASATGVYLTALPAPGGIQIAGKTPGDLSNEHHIMTIQKRINDTIAKNKEIYQINPPKLFALDPEVFCGINMELTEEVVGSPIPEQRQRSRLFRSHSESSDEVSELDLSHGKKDAFVLEIDDTDAVEDIHSLLTDASPPTGFYSCNTEIMPGIYNWTSGVQMFTSVRVFRLSNANLTNQALNKIFTDLCENLLKSFYFKLRSMIPCCLCHLNFAVAVPEEELIQVAVTAVAMTFDKDQTQEKPADKPITKGCSEPEEQLQFPMELCTDSSSANTQPSSKFSGVPETTNVSSRVSSLERSSPLPEGRSRSLRSNRSFGGSSVTVVKMTPLSFLPGTRIIKYLGIINMFFIRETTSLREEGGVSGFLHSFIAEVFAMVRAHVAALGGNAVVSYSMKECVFMENPNKNQAQCLINVSGDAVICVRETDQEPIPPNIGQTCTSGTDRPT